A genome region from Aliivibrio salmonicida LFI1238 includes the following:
- the parE gene encoding DNA topoisomerase IV subunit B gives MTEQYNAGAIEVLNGLEPVRRRPGMYTDTSRPNHLGQEVIDNSVDEALAGHAKKVEVILHADQSLEVIDDGRGMPVDIHPVEKVSGVELILCKLHAGGKFSGKNYEFSGGLHGVGISVVNALSKRVEVTVRRDGEIYEIAFEHGEKVSDLTVVGTCGRRNRGTSVHFWPDTSYFDSPKFSVSRLVNNLKAKAVLCPGLEIVFKDKVNDKEYQWCYEDGLKDYLLEGVAGYTLLPEIPFTGAFLGKGEAADWAVTWLPEGGELVSESYVNLIPTAQGGTHVNGMRQGLLDAMREFCEFRNLLPRGVKLTADDIWDRCAYVLSVKMQDPQFAGQTKERLSSRQCAAFISGVLKDAFSLWLNEKPQIAELIAEACIANAHRRMRAAKKVVRKKIASGPTLPGKLTDCSIQDLARTELFLVEGDSAGGSAKQARDREFQAVMPLRGKILNTWEVSADQVLASQEVHNISVALGIDPDSDDLSGLRYGKVCILADADSDGLHIATLLCALYLKHFTSLVRAGHVYVAMPPLYRIDCGKEVFYALDEAEKEGVLERLSNKRAKINVQRFKGLGEMNPLQLRETTMDPNTRRLVQLTIDDDEKTNEMMDMLLGKKRADDRRAWLQSNGDLAEV, from the coding sequence ATGACTGAACAATATAATGCAGGAGCCATTGAGGTTCTAAATGGCCTTGAGCCCGTTCGTCGCCGTCCTGGTATGTATACCGACACCTCTCGCCCAAACCATTTAGGGCAAGAAGTTATAGATAACAGTGTCGATGAAGCCTTAGCCGGACACGCGAAAAAAGTTGAAGTAATTTTGCATGCAGATCAATCGCTTGAAGTGATTGATGATGGCCGTGGTATGCCTGTAGATATCCATCCAGTAGAGAAAGTCTCTGGTGTGGAGCTTATTTTATGTAAGTTGCACGCCGGTGGTAAATTCTCAGGTAAAAACTACGAATTCTCCGGTGGTTTGCATGGGGTTGGTATCTCGGTCGTAAATGCGTTATCAAAACGTGTTGAAGTGACCGTTCGTCGTGATGGCGAAATTTATGAAATTGCGTTTGAGCATGGTGAAAAAGTATCAGACTTAACTGTCGTTGGTACTTGTGGTCGACGTAACCGTGGTACCAGTGTGCATTTTTGGCCGGATACCAGTTACTTTGATTCACCTAAATTTTCGGTTTCTCGCCTTGTTAATAATTTAAAAGCCAAAGCGGTATTATGCCCAGGTTTAGAAATTGTTTTTAAAGACAAAGTAAACGATAAAGAATACCAATGGTGTTATGAAGACGGTTTAAAAGATTATCTTTTAGAAGGTGTCGCGGGTTATACCCTATTACCTGAAATTCCATTCACTGGTGCATTTTTAGGTAAAGGCGAGGCGGCTGATTGGGCGGTTACGTGGTTACCTGAAGGTGGAGAATTAGTTTCTGAAAGTTACGTTAACCTTATCCCTACTGCGCAAGGCGGTACACACGTAAATGGTATGCGCCAAGGACTTCTTGATGCAATGCGTGAGTTTTGTGAATTCCGTAACTTGCTCCCACGCGGGGTTAAATTAACCGCTGATGATATTTGGGATCGTTGTGCTTACGTCTTGTCGGTTAAGATGCAAGATCCACAGTTCGCGGGTCAAACCAAAGAACGTTTATCATCGAGACAATGTGCTGCGTTTATATCTGGCGTACTTAAAGATGCTTTCAGCTTATGGTTGAACGAAAAACCACAAATCGCAGAACTTATCGCCGAAGCGTGTATTGCTAATGCCCATCGTCGTATGCGTGCAGCGAAAAAAGTCGTTCGTAAGAAAATTGCTTCTGGTCCTACGTTACCAGGAAAATTGACCGATTGTTCAATTCAAGATTTGGCTCGTACTGAACTTTTCTTAGTGGAAGGGGACTCGGCGGGGGGCTCAGCTAAGCAAGCGCGTGACCGTGAATTCCAAGCGGTAATGCCATTACGTGGTAAAATTCTTAATACGTGGGAAGTCTCGGCGGATCAAGTGTTAGCCTCTCAAGAGGTACACAATATTTCAGTCGCGTTAGGTATTGATCCTGATTCGGACGATTTATCGGGATTACGTTACGGTAAAGTTTGTATCTTAGCCGATGCCGATTCAGATGGGCTTCATATCGCAACATTGTTGTGTGCTTTATATCTAAAACACTTCACGTCTTTAGTTCGTGCTGGTCACGTCTATGTGGCAATGCCGCCACTGTATCGTATCGACTGCGGTAAAGAAGTTTTCTACGCCCTTGATGAGGCAGAGAAAGAAGGTGTGTTAGAGCGTTTAAGTAATAAACGTGCAAAAATTAATGTTCAACGATTTAAAGGATTGGGCGAGATGAACCCACTTCAACTTCGTGAAACAACCATGGATCCAAACACCCGTCGTCTTGTTCAACTGACCATTGATGATGATGAAAAAACTAATGAAATGATGGATATGCTTTTAGGTAAAAAACGTGCTGACGATCGTCGAGCTTGGTTACAATCTAATGGCGATCTGGCAGAGGTATAA
- the yqiA gene encoding esterase YqiA gives MKKPSLLLYIHGFNSSPLSHKAQVMSRYCKNERPDIRVITPRLPSYPKEAAEFLVNLIEEYRSDYTIGLVGSSLGGYLSTWLNDQYGYKAVLVNPAIKPDELLADYLGKQVNPYTNETYFLEAQHMAELQALAIATITSPEDLWLLQQEGDEVLDYHQAVEKYAQSKQIVEKGGDHSFVDFERYPEQIIQFLNL, from the coding sequence ATGAAAAAGCCAAGTTTATTATTGTACATTCATGGTTTTAACAGTTCCCCATTGTCACATAAAGCTCAGGTCATGAGTCGTTATTGTAAAAATGAGCGTCCTGATATTCGCGTTATAACCCCACGCTTGCCTTCTTACCCTAAAGAAGCCGCTGAATTTTTAGTGAATCTAATTGAAGAATATAGATCTGACTATACGATTGGCTTAGTGGGAAGTTCACTTGGTGGGTATTTATCAACATGGTTAAATGATCAATATGGTTATAAAGCCGTCCTAGTTAATCCGGCGATTAAACCTGATGAGTTGTTAGCGGATTATTTAGGTAAGCAAGTTAACCCTTACACAAATGAAACGTATTTTCTTGAAGCGCAGCATATGGCTGAGTTACAAGCATTAGCAATAGCGACCATTACTTCACCAGAAGATCTGTGGTTATTGCAGCAAGAAGGTGATGAAGTTTTAGATTATCATCAAGCTGTTGAGAAATACGCACAAAGCAAACAAATAGTAGAAAAAGGGGGCGATCACAGTTTTGTTGATTTCGAACGCTATCCTGAACAAATAATTCAATTTCTAAATTTATAG
- the cpdA gene encoding 3',5'-cyclic-AMP phosphodiesterase — MLSETLLNKKNGPIRLLQITDTHLFALPEGALLGVSTLKSFQSVVEQVQQQSPHFDAILATGDISQDHTVQSYQHFVEGIEPLKKPCYWLPGNHDYKPSMGGVLPSPQIKDCEHLLIGEHWQVVILDSQVVGVPHGALSTEQLQLLDSALSQHSERHSLILLHHHPLPAGSAWLDQHQLKDNEVFWEVLAKHRNVSGILCGHIHQEMDCIVNNIRLMATPSTCVQFLPDSNDFALDSKAPGWRILDLLPNGEIVTQVYRLEQCEFSADADAGGY; from the coding sequence TTGCTGTCTGAAACACTACTTAATAAAAAAAACGGCCCAATTCGGTTGTTACAGATAACAGATACCCATTTATTTGCGCTCCCAGAAGGAGCGTTACTTGGCGTGTCTACGTTAAAAAGCTTTCAGAGTGTTGTCGAACAAGTTCAGCAACAGAGTCCTCATTTTGATGCGATTTTAGCCACTGGCGATATTTCTCAAGATCATACGGTTCAATCGTATCAGCATTTTGTTGAGGGTATTGAACCATTAAAAAAACCGTGTTACTGGCTTCCTGGAAATCATGATTATAAGCCAAGTATGGGGGGCGTTTTACCGTCACCTCAAATAAAAGATTGTGAACATTTGTTGATAGGAGAGCACTGGCAAGTTGTTATCTTAGACAGCCAAGTCGTGGGGGTTCCTCATGGCGCACTATCAACAGAGCAGTTACAGCTATTAGATTCTGCATTATCTCAGCACTCCGAACGGCACAGTTTGATTTTACTTCATCATCATCCACTTCCTGCGGGTAGTGCATGGCTTGATCAACATCAGCTGAAAGACAATGAAGTGTTTTGGGAAGTGTTAGCCAAGCATCGTAATGTGAGTGGCATTCTGTGTGGACATATTCATCAAGAAATGGATTGTATTGTGAATAATATTCGTCTAATGGCAACGCCTTCAACATGCGTGCAGTTTTTGCCAGATTCGAATGATTTTGCTTTAGATTCAAAAGCACCAGGTTGGAGAATATTGGATTTATTACCCAATGGAGAGATCGTGACTCAAGTGTACCGCTTAGAACAGTGTGAGTTTTCAGCAGATGCAGATGCAGGAGGATATTAA
- a CDS encoding DUF1249 family protein yields the protein MRKYHVNLSELMRVYETNYAKMVSLLPKPEVIGALVSYRVCKQQYQIKVLEITVYTTLVELYQIDENPVYPLPKLTVRLYHDARVAEVCAIQQLAYIKAKYDYPNGKMLQKDEKHQLNQFLSDWLTFCLKNGISQEPIFLEKS from the coding sequence ATGCGTAAATATCACGTTAATTTATCAGAGTTAATGCGAGTATATGAAACCAATTATGCCAAAATGGTGTCACTACTACCTAAGCCAGAAGTGATTGGTGCTCTTGTTAGTTATCGAGTATGTAAACAACAGTACCAGATAAAAGTATTGGAAATAACGGTATACACAACATTAGTTGAGCTTTACCAGATAGATGAAAACCCCGTGTACCCTTTGCCTAAATTAACCGTGAGACTGTATCACGACGCAAGAGTTGCCGAGGTTTGTGCTATTCAGCAATTGGCTTATATAAAAGCGAAATATGATTACCCGAATGGGAAGATGCTGCAAAAAGATGAAAAGCATCAATTGAATCAATTTTTAAGTGACTGGCTCACGTTTTGTTTGAAGAATGGGATAAGTCAGGAACCCATTTTTTTAGAGAAAAGTTAA
- the nudF gene encoding ADP-ribose diphosphatase, whose translation MNSSSSIVRANQFTVDDVDVVSKNSLYNGFFKMTNIAFRHRLFSGGWSDIIERELFERGHAVALLPYDPVTDSVVIIEQIRVGALESASLWQYEIVAGMIDKDESAEQVAIRETEEEAGISVSKLEKISHFYPSSGGCTEQLDVFVGCINSLEAIGIHGLEEEGEDIKVHVMTREDAYALVTRGIIENAATIIALQWLELNVSRLRSQWNMIENA comes from the coding sequence ATGAATTCATCATCAAGTATAGTACGAGCGAATCAATTTACGGTTGATGATGTTGATGTTGTATCGAAAAATTCGTTATACAACGGTTTTTTTAAAATGACCAATATTGCTTTTCGTCATCGGTTATTCAGTGGTGGGTGGAGCGATATTATAGAGCGTGAATTATTTGAACGCGGTCATGCCGTTGCTTTGTTGCCTTATGATCCGGTGACTGACAGTGTTGTTATTATCGAACAAATTAGAGTTGGGGCTTTAGAGTCTGCTTCTCTATGGCAATATGAAATCGTTGCGGGCATGATTGATAAAGATGAGTCTGCAGAACAAGTTGCGATTAGAGAAACAGAAGAAGAAGCGGGGATTTCGGTCTCTAAATTAGAGAAAATATCACACTTTTACCCTTCGTCGGGTGGGTGTACTGAACAGTTAGATGTGTTTGTTGGTTGCATTAACTCATTAGAAGCCATCGGTATACATGGCCTCGAAGAGGAAGGTGAAGACATCAAGGTTCATGTTATGACTCGAGAAGATGCGTATGCTTTAGTGACTCGTGGCATAATTGAGAATGCCGCCACAATTATTGCGCTCCAATGGTTAGAATTAAATGTTTCTCGCTTAAGATCACAGTGGAACATGATAGAAAATGCGTAA
- the tolC gene encoding outer membrane channel protein TolC produces MKKLLPLFIGMALGSFSSLATADDLAQIYNQAKENDPQLLRAAATKDAAFEAVNSSQSSLLPQIDLTAGYNILRSDEDRRDNDRLTAGINLSQELYQQSSWVSLDISEKNARQADSAYAAEQQNVILRVAQAYFDVLRANDNLEFVRSEKAAVGRQLEQTKQRFDVGLSAITDVHDAQAEYDSVLANEVLTENQLVNSYEDLRVITGLGHTSLSVLDTKRFSASPSEQSSDTLIEEAQKKNLTLLASRISADIAKDNISLASSGHMPSLTLDASYNYTDQSNSGLSANDGNYGDINAGINLNIPLYTGGNTSSLTSQAEFQYVAASQDLEATYREVTKDVRAYNNNINASIGALKAYGQTVISANSALEATEAGFDVGTRTIVDVLDSTRRLYDANRNLANARYDYILSVLQLKQAVGTLSEQDIIDINMGLKAGKTTQAK; encoded by the coding sequence ATGAAAAAACTGCTTCCGCTTTTTATTGGAATGGCATTAGGTAGTTTCAGCTCTCTAGCTACTGCTGATGACCTAGCGCAAATCTACAATCAAGCTAAAGAAAATGACCCCCAATTATTAAGAGCTGCGGCGACTAAAGATGCGGCATTTGAAGCGGTGAACTCTTCTCAAAGTTCATTATTACCACAAATAGATTTAACCGCAGGTTACAACATATTACGTAGTGATGAAGATCGTAGAGATAATGACCGATTAACTGCAGGTATTAATTTATCTCAAGAACTTTACCAACAATCAAGCTGGGTAAGTTTAGATATTTCTGAGAAAAATGCTCGCCAAGCAGATTCTGCTTATGCAGCAGAGCAACAAAACGTGATTTTACGTGTTGCTCAGGCTTATTTTGATGTATTACGTGCTAACGACAATCTAGAATTTGTCCGCTCAGAAAAAGCCGCTGTTGGTCGTCAACTTGAACAAACAAAACAACGTTTTGATGTTGGTCTATCCGCAATTACTGATGTTCATGATGCACAAGCTGAATACGATAGCGTACTAGCGAATGAAGTATTAACCGAAAACCAACTAGTAAACAGCTACGAAGATCTTCGTGTTATTACGGGTTTAGGTCATACCTCTCTAAGTGTATTAGATACTAAGCGTTTCTCTGCGAGTCCTTCAGAACAATCATCTGACACTTTAATTGAAGAAGCTCAAAAGAAAAACTTAACACTATTGGCTTCTCGCATTAGTGCTGATATTGCAAAAGATAACATCTCCTTAGCAAGCTCTGGTCACATGCCATCGTTAACATTAGACGCTAGTTATAATTATACTGACCAAAGCAATTCGGGCTTATCAGCAAACGACGGTAACTACGGTGACATCAACGCAGGCATTAACTTAAATATCCCTCTATACACGGGTGGTAATACAAGTTCATTAACAAGCCAAGCTGAATTCCAATATGTCGCAGCAAGCCAAGATCTTGAAGCTACATACCGCGAAGTCACTAAAGATGTTCGTGCTTACAATAACAACATTAATGCCTCTATTGGTGCATTAAAAGCCTACGGACAAACGGTTATCTCAGCAAACTCTGCATTAGAAGCAACAGAAGCAGGCTTTGATGTAGGTACTCGTACTATTGTTGATGTGTTGGATTCAACTCGTCGTTTATACGATGCAAACCGTAACCTAGCAAATGCTCGTTACGATTACATTTTAAGTGTTCTTCAGCTAAAACAAGCCGTTGGTACACTAAGCGAACAAGATATTATCGATATCAACATGGGTCTAAAAGCGGGTAAAACAACTCAAGCTAAATAA
- the hldE gene encoding bifunctional D-glycero-beta-D-manno-heptose-7-phosphate kinase/D-glycero-beta-D-manno-heptose 1-phosphate adenylyltransferase HldE has protein sequence MKPTLPNYDQSGVLIVGDVMLDRYWVGPTSRISPEAPVPVVKVENNEERPGGAANVAMNVAALGGQAHLVGLVGEDEPAQALTTTLESLKVHCDFVALPNFPTITKLRVMSRGQQLIRLDFEESFHDIPAEPIISRMQATLPKVKAVVLSDYAKGALEHVQLMIQEARKAGVPVFIDPKGADFERYRGATLLTPNMLEFETVVGKVKDEEDLVVKGQQIIEEFDFEALLVTRSEHGMTLLRSDMAPLHLPTQAREVFDVTGAGDTVISVLAASVSTGKPLDEACALANAAAGVVVGKLGTSTLSTIELAEAIHGSQDSGFGIINEELLISAVKQARERGEKVVMTNGCFDILHAGHVYYLNHAAELGDRLIVAVNTNESVQRLKGPGRPINPTDRRMAVLAGLGAVDWVVPFSEDTPQRLISEVLPTLLVKGGDYEIKDIAGGAEVIAAGGEVKVLNFEDGCSTTGIIEAIKGGRG, from the coding sequence ATGAAACCGACACTTCCGAATTATGATCAATCTGGTGTATTGATTGTAGGTGATGTGATGCTTGACCGTTACTGGGTTGGTCCTACAAGTCGTATCTCACCAGAAGCACCCGTTCCTGTCGTTAAAGTTGAAAATAATGAAGAACGTCCAGGTGGCGCAGCCAACGTAGCAATGAACGTTGCAGCGTTAGGCGGACAAGCACATTTGGTTGGCTTAGTTGGTGAAGATGAACCAGCGCAAGCATTAACAACAACGTTAGAATCACTAAAAGTACATTGTGATTTTGTTGCGTTACCTAATTTCCCGACGATTACTAAATTACGAGTGATGAGTCGTGGTCAGCAATTGATTCGTTTGGATTTTGAAGAAAGTTTCCATGATATTCCTGCTGAACCGATCATTAGCCGTATGCAAGCGACGTTACCCAAAGTAAAAGCCGTTGTATTATCTGATTATGCAAAAGGTGCTTTAGAGCATGTGCAGCTGATGATCCAAGAAGCGCGTAAAGCGGGTGTACCTGTATTTATCGATCCAAAAGGCGCTGATTTTGAACGTTACCGTGGTGCGACATTATTAACGCCTAATATGCTTGAATTTGAAACGGTTGTTGGCAAAGTAAAAGATGAAGAAGATTTAGTTGTTAAAGGCCAACAAATCATCGAAGAGTTTGACTTTGAAGCCTTACTTGTTACACGCAGTGAGCATGGAATGACACTGCTTCGTAGTGATATGGCGCCATTGCATTTACCGACGCAAGCTCGTGAAGTTTTTGATGTTACTGGTGCGGGTGATACGGTTATTTCGGTTTTAGCAGCATCAGTCTCAACTGGGAAACCTCTTGATGAAGCGTGTGCGTTAGCAAATGCCGCAGCAGGCGTTGTTGTCGGTAAGTTAGGTACATCAACACTATCAACGATTGAATTAGCTGAAGCGATTCATGGTAGCCAAGATTCTGGTTTTGGTATTATTAATGAAGAGCTACTGATCAGTGCGGTAAAACAAGCGCGTGAGCGTGGCGAAAAAGTCGTAATGACGAATGGTTGTTTTGATATTCTACACGCAGGTCATGTGTATTATTTAAATCATGCAGCAGAGCTAGGCGATCGCTTGATCGTGGCTGTGAATACGAATGAATCAGTACAACGCCTAAAAGGCCCTGGTCGTCCTATTAATCCGACGGATCGCCGTATGGCGGTACTTGCAGGTTTAGGTGCTGTTGATTGGGTTGTTCCCTTCTCTGAAGACACACCACAACGTTTAATCTCTGAAGTATTGCCTACTTTATTAGTTAAAGGTGGCGATTATGAGATTAAAGACATTGCTGGTGGTGCTGAAGTGATTGCCGCAGGCGGTGAAGTGAAAGTATTAAATTTTGAAGATGGTTGTTCAACAACGGGAATCATTGAAGCCATTAAAGGTGGTAGAGGCTAA